The proteins below are encoded in one region of Belonocnema kinseyi isolate 2016_QV_RU_SX_M_011 chromosome 1, B_treatae_v1, whole genome shotgun sequence:
- the LOC117173510 gene encoding uncharacterized protein LOC117173510, whose translation MESASPSASKPTPAPYGIVPGCYVSMYLKGRGVLVGELYAPPEQEDRIGDRFYVMLPNGNLLLAKLQLIKTPKKSNLKESRYFIQVGPDRFVSELLQNVQIDNPGRVMLTRRFSDEPNRILFLWGTLGYLLPDAAPPVWARNIYPRHYKKEN comes from the coding sequence ATGGAGTCGGCATCACCATCCGCATCAAAACCAACACCAGCACCTTATGGCATTGTTCCAGGTTGCTACGTTTCTATGTACCTTAAAGGCCGCGGTGTTCTTGTTGGAGAGTTATATGCTCCCCCTGAACAGGAGGATCGTATAGGAGATCGCTTTTATGTAATGTTGCCGAATGGTAATCTTTTACTTGCGAAACTCCAACTCATCAAAACTCCAAAGAAGAGTAATTTGAAGGAGAGCCGCTATTTTATACAAGTAGGACCAGACCGATTTGTATCAGAACTTCTTCAAAATGTGCAAATTGATAACCCTGGTCGCGTTATGTTAACAAGGAGATTCTCTGATGAGCCTAAcagaattctttttctttgggGAACTCTGGGTTACCTGTTACCTGACGCTGCTCCTCCTGTATGGGCACGAAATATTTATCCTCGTCAttataaaaaggaaaattaa